One region of Bacillota bacterium genomic DNA includes:
- a CDS encoding DUF2088 domain-containing protein gives MFALVKYRQNLDQTKLADVEAELEKQLAAIRSSLTFQAGQNVGIAVGSRGIANLDRIVSMVVRTTRSWGLEPFILPAMGSHGGATAEGQTTLLAGYGISEEKMGCPVVSSMEVVEVGRTERGTPVFLSQTALTADHIILINRIKPHTLFSGPIESGLLKMAVVGLGKHQGALAYHSEMKKQHPSMAIEEMARTVFQHCRVLFGIGLVENAYDQTARIQVMPVTEIFAQEKVLLEEAKRLMPRLPCPEFDLLIVDEMGKDISGSGMDPNIVGRYWDQPVSEPNIGRIFVRALSEKTHGNAIGIGRADFTTNRLVSNIDYQATYANSITSGNPVSARIPIHFETDKEVLEAVLQSLGSVEVENLTVVWIKNTLEISEILLSPSLIDRYNLDPGGIVGEPFQVEFDEQGNLLRPPFGFEST, from the coding sequence TTGTTTGCACTGGTCAAATACAGACAGAACCTGGATCAGACAAAATTAGCGGATGTCGAGGCCGAGTTGGAAAAACAGCTCGCCGCTATACGTTCCTCCCTGACTTTCCAGGCCGGCCAAAATGTCGGCATCGCCGTCGGGAGCAGAGGGATCGCTAATCTTGACCGGATTGTCAGTATGGTCGTACGGACGACTAGAAGTTGGGGCCTGGAGCCTTTTATTCTCCCCGCCATGGGCAGTCATGGCGGGGCAACGGCCGAAGGGCAGACCACACTTCTGGCCGGTTATGGCATTTCTGAAGAAAAAATGGGTTGCCCGGTGGTTTCTTCTATGGAGGTCGTGGAAGTTGGACGGACTGAGCGCGGAACGCCAGTTTTTTTGAGCCAGACCGCTCTTACCGCCGATCACATCATCCTGATCAACCGGATTAAGCCGCATACTTTATTCTCCGGTCCTATTGAAAGCGGCTTGCTGAAAATGGCGGTAGTTGGTCTGGGCAAACACCAGGGGGCGCTTGCCTACCATAGCGAAATGAAAAAACAACACCCCAGTATGGCCATTGAAGAAATGGCCCGGACAGTTTTTCAACACTGCCGGGTTCTGTTTGGCATTGGACTGGTAGAAAACGCTTATGACCAGACAGCCAGGATACAAGTCATGCCAGTGACTGAGATTTTCGCGCAGGAAAAAGTCCTGCTAGAAGAAGCCAAGCGGCTCATGCCCAGATTGCCCTGCCCGGAATTTGATCTGCTGATTGTTGATGAAATGGGCAAAGACATCAGCGGGTCAGGGATGGATCCCAATATTGTTGGACGCTATTGGGATCAGCCCGTGAGTGAGCCGAATATCGGTAGAATTTTTGTCCGTGCTTTGTCGGAAAAAACCCATGGCAATGCGATTGGAATCGGCCGTGCCGATTTTACCACCAACCGGCTGGTCAGCAACATCGATTATCAAGCTACTTATGCGAACTCGATTACTTCAGGAAATCCGGTAAGCGCCAGGATCCCGATCCATTTTGAAACGGATAAAGAAGTGCTGGAAGCCGTTTTGCAAAGTTTGGGGAGTGTTGAAGTGGAAAATTTAACCGTGGTTTGGATTAAGAATACCCTGGAAATTTCGGAGATCTTGTTGTCCCCAAGTTTAATCGATAGATACAATTTAGACCCAGGTGGAATTGTGGGTGAGCCGTTCCAGGTTGAATTTGACGAGCAGGGGAATTTGCTTCGCCCTCCTTTTGGCTTCGAGTCCACTTAA
- a CDS encoding SLC13/DASS family transporter translates to MAASTMTIIVLVVALIFYALEIFPIGVTSVGICVVLALTKTISVTDAFSGFSSDVVLLVAGMMVVGGAMFQTGVAPAIGRTIVRLAGDKQLTVMAAILCTTAGLSAFLSNTACTAMFIPVIAGIAATSARKFSGKYVYMPLSWAANVGGMITLVGSTPQLVAQGVITKAGVAPYSMFEFVPIGLPLTIATLLYACTIGYKIAQKIFAKEIEAFMAEEEAAVTTEVVSAQSKAIDSKAWIAGGTMLLMVVLFVTQPFHKFPVGLLAMLGAFIVVATGCLTEEQAYRSVSWSTICVMAGAMGLATALEKTGAGKIIADTVLSWLGTAATPFTIFAVMTALAAALTQVMSCTGVSAMLTPIALFMCKSMGIDPHGVIMGVIIGSSIAIMTPIGSAPTAMVLGPGKYHFMDYVKTGTPITIVLYVLSIILIPMFYPM, encoded by the coding sequence ATGGCTGCTTCAACGATGACGATCATTGTTCTTGTGGTTGCTCTTATCTTTTATGCCCTGGAAATTTTTCCTATTGGCGTAACCTCGGTGGGAATCTGTGTTGTTTTAGCATTGACCAAAACAATCTCGGTTACTGATGCTTTCAGCGGCTTTTCTTCCGACGTGGTTTTGCTGGTCGCCGGCATGATGGTGGTTGGAGGGGCCATGTTTCAAACCGGTGTAGCCCCGGCCATTGGGCGGACGATTGTCCGGTTGGCCGGTGATAAACAGCTCACGGTGATGGCGGCGATTTTGTGCACCACGGCGGGTTTATCAGCTTTTTTAAGCAATACCGCGTGTACGGCGATGTTTATCCCGGTGATAGCGGGGATCGCGGCAACCTCGGCGCGCAAGTTCAGTGGCAAGTATGTGTACATGCCGTTATCCTGGGCCGCCAATGTCGGCGGGATGATCACCCTGGTTGGTTCTACTCCCCAATTGGTGGCACAAGGGGTTATAACCAAGGCCGGCGTGGCGCCATACAGCATGTTTGAATTTGTGCCGATTGGTTTGCCGTTAACGATTGCGACTTTGCTTTACGCGTGCACGATCGGCTATAAAATTGCCCAGAAGATTTTTGCCAAAGAAATCGAAGCATTTATGGCCGAGGAAGAGGCGGCGGTGACCACAGAGGTTGTGAGCGCGCAGAGCAAGGCGATCGATAGTAAGGCCTGGATCGCCGGCGGCACGATGCTTTTAATGGTGGTTCTATTCGTTACCCAGCCGTTTCACAAGTTCCCGGTTGGGTTACTGGCGATGTTGGGTGCCTTCATTGTTGTGGCTACGGGATGTCTTACCGAGGAACAAGCTTACCGCTCTGTATCCTGGTCAACCATCTGCGTTATGGCTGGAGCGATGGGATTGGCTACTGCCCTAGAAAAAACTGGCGCCGGCAAAATCATCGCTGATACAGTGTTAAGCTGGCTGGGTACCGCGGCGACTCCATTCACCATTTTTGCGGTGATGACTGCTTTGGCGGCGGCCCTCACCCAGGTTATGTCGTGTACTGGGGTATCTGCGATGTTGACCCCGATTGCCCTGTTTATGTGCAAAAGTATGGGGATTGATCCTCACGGGGTGATCATGGGGGTAATCATCGGATCATCGATCGCGATTATGACACCAATTGGCAGTGCGCCTACGGCCATGGTGTTGGGACCGGGGAAATACCATTTTATGGATTATGTTAAGACTGGGACACCTATTACAATCGTGCTATACGTGTTAAGCATTATTTTGATCCCCATGTTCTATCCGATGTAG